A genomic window from Thermoplasmata archaeon includes:
- a CDS encoding zinc ribbon domain-containing protein, producing the protein MAVPPEEPPPTPPPIPPTDRPEVLIVEAGASRERRCADCGQRTARWKPFRRGGATVIVCADCAAKAVAASAESSCPACGEPLRPADRFCGKCGAPIEYTCPACDAAVEPEDVFCGKCGGRLV; encoded by the coding sequence GTGGCCGTCCCTCCGGAAGAGCCGCCTCCCACGCCCCCGCCGATCCCGCCGACGGACCGTCCTGAGGTCCTGATCGTCGAGGCGGGCGCCTCGCGCGAACGACGGTGCGCGGACTGCGGGCAGCGGACCGCGCGGTGGAAGCCGTTCCGACGGGGCGGCGCGACCGTCATCGTGTGCGCGGACTGCGCGGCGAAGGCCGTAGCGGCATCGGCGGAGAGCTCGTGTCCCGCGTGCGGCGAGCCGCTGCGTCCCGCGGACCGGTTCTGCGGCAAGTGCGGGGCGCCGATCGAGTACACGTGCCCGGCCTGCGACGCGGCGGTGGAGCCCGAAGACGTGTTCTGCGGGAAATGTGGGGGGCGGCTCGTCTGA
- a CDS encoding DUF6015 family protein, which yields MITVQKLARAIEKRLGGTSAEAMAEARVVMSYFGFRNVIIDNAIEPPDRKVFYTLHEAGLLQSFWETVPLLDGRNWRIFYWSLNEADLDRILAEEAPPEEPLYKGLPDEAWGHPAPT from the coding sequence ATGATCACCGTCCAGAAGCTCGCCCGAGCGATCGAGAAGCGCCTGGGCGGGACGAGCGCCGAGGCGATGGCGGAGGCCCGAGTCGTCATGAGTTACTTCGGGTTCCGCAACGTGATCATCGACAACGCGATCGAACCGCCGGACCGCAAGGTGTTCTACACGCTCCACGAGGCCGGCCTGCTCCAGAGCTTCTGGGAGACGGTGCCCCTGCTGGACGGGCGAAACTGGCGGATCTTCTACTGGTCCCTGAACGAGGCGGACCTCGACCGCATCCTCGCAGAAGAGGCCCCTCCGGAGGAGCCGTTGTACAAGGGGCTCCCGGACGAGGCGTGGGGCCACCCCGCGCCGACGTGA
- a CDS encoding protein-L-isoaspartate(D-aspartate) O-methyltransferase translates to MGRAPDFAVERRRMVDRFVASGYIRDPLVRDAFLSVPREAFVRPEDRDDAYADVPLPIGLGQTISAPSMIAIMLEEARLRPGERVLEIGTGSGYHAALLARIVGAADVVTIERLPAVAESGRSNLARVGLADVAVVVGDGSLGYPERVPYACIMATAGAPRIPDAWPAQLAPGGRIVAPVGSTRHGQVLVVATLGPDGTLRVRESTPCAFVPLIGAAAWPD, encoded by the coding sequence ATGGGACGGGCGCCCGACTTCGCGGTGGAACGGCGGCGAATGGTCGACCGCTTCGTCGCGTCCGGCTACATCCGCGACCCGCTCGTGCGGGACGCATTCCTGTCGGTCCCGAGAGAGGCGTTCGTCCGGCCGGAAGACCGCGACGACGCGTACGCCGACGTGCCGCTGCCGATCGGGCTCGGCCAGACGATCTCCGCGCCGTCGATGATCGCGATCATGCTCGAGGAGGCGCGCCTCCGGCCCGGGGAGCGGGTGCTGGAGATCGGGACGGGTTCCGGCTACCACGCCGCCCTCCTCGCCCGGATCGTCGGCGCCGCGGACGTCGTCACAATCGAACGCCTCCCCGCCGTCGCCGAATCGGGGCGTTCGAACCTCGCGCGCGTCGGCCTCGCGGACGTCGCGGTGGTCGTCGGGGACGGCAGCCTCGGGTATCCGGAACGGGTTCCGTACGCGTGCATCATGGCGACGGCGGGCGCACCCCGGATCCCCGACGCATGGCCGGCGCAGCTCGCCCCGGGCGGCCGGATCGTCGCCCCGGTCGGATCGACGCGGCACGGCCAGGTGCTCGTCGTCGCGACGCTCGGCCCGGACGGGACGCTGCGGGTGCGGGAGAGCACGCCGTGCGCGTTCGTGCCGCTCATCGGCGCGGCGGCGTGGCCGGACTGA
- a CDS encoding SLC13 family permease, with amino-acid sequence MATSYALVAATAIFLVTYVLISLRNVGRFPLQRPAVAMLGGALMLLFSVLTPDEAIGAINVDVILLLVGMMILASGLDVCGFFDLVSSRIAARAKSQASLLAWLMIATALLSALVLNDAVALLVAPVVVRSTRALRANPVPYLVAVAIAANIGSVATEVGNPQNAYIAIRSGIPFLTFTAYLLPATLACLAAAIALVWLAFRRELSAPLMPAAPSPPVRLQRMGLALTLGITIAVSVGFFAAATPDWLPLVALAGGSFVLFFLPVVSTTTARRLIAKVDWGILLFFLGLFIVLAGVRASGLSATIQDAFSSGFGGQSGGLVWLTALTALLSNLISNVPAVLLLAEVVPTGSTQLWLALAASSTLAGNATIVGAACNVIVVQSAGRDGVEVSMKEFVRAGLPVTAVTLVMATLLIALLVPA; translated from the coding sequence ATGGCGACGTCGTATGCGCTCGTCGCGGCGACGGCGATCTTCCTCGTGACGTACGTGCTGATTTCCCTCCGCAACGTCGGCCGGTTCCCGCTGCAACGGCCCGCCGTCGCGATGCTCGGCGGCGCGCTCATGCTCCTCTTCAGCGTGCTCACGCCGGACGAGGCGATCGGAGCGATCAACGTCGACGTGATCCTGCTGCTCGTCGGGATGATGATCCTCGCGTCCGGCCTCGACGTGTGCGGCTTCTTCGACCTGGTCTCATCGCGCATCGCCGCGCGTGCGAAGAGCCAGGCGTCGCTCCTCGCGTGGCTCATGATCGCGACGGCCCTCCTGTCGGCGCTCGTCCTGAACGACGCGGTGGCGCTGCTCGTCGCCCCCGTCGTCGTGCGGAGCACGAGGGCGCTCCGCGCGAACCCGGTCCCGTACCTCGTGGCGGTCGCGATCGCCGCGAACATCGGGAGCGTCGCGACGGAAGTCGGGAACCCGCAGAACGCGTACATCGCGATCCGGTCCGGCATCCCGTTCCTCACCTTCACGGCGTATCTGCTCCCGGCGACGCTCGCCTGCCTCGCGGCCGCGATCGCCCTCGTCTGGCTCGCGTTCCGGCGGGAGCTGTCGGCTCCCCTGATGCCCGCCGCCCCCTCGCCTCCCGTGCGCCTGCAGCGGATGGGCCTCGCCCTGACGCTCGGCATCACGATCGCCGTGTCGGTCGGATTCTTCGCGGCCGCCACCCCGGACTGGCTTCCGCTCGTAGCCCTCGCGGGCGGCTCGTTCGTCTTGTTCTTCCTGCCGGTCGTCTCGACGACGACCGCGCGCAGGCTCATCGCGAAGGTCGACTGGGGCATCCTGCTCTTTTTCCTCGGCCTCTTCATCGTCCTCGCGGGCGTGAGGGCCTCCGGCCTCTCCGCGACGATTCAGGACGCGTTCTCGTCCGGGTTCGGAGGGCAGTCCGGCGGACTCGTCTGGCTGACCGCCCTCACGGCGCTCCTTTCGAACCTGATCAGCAACGTGCCGGCGGTCCTCCTGCTCGCGGAGGTCGTGCCGACCGGCTCGACCCAGCTCTGGCTCGCCCTCGCCGCCAGTTCGACGCTCGCCGGGAACGCGACGATCGTCGGCGCGGCGTGCAACGTGATCGTCGTGCAGAGCGCCGGGCGGGACGGGGTCGAGGTCTCGATGAAGGAGTTCGTCCGGGCGGGGCTGCCCGTGACGGCCGTAACGCTCGTCATGGCGACCCTCCTGATCGCGCTCCTCGTGCCGGCCTAG
- a CDS encoding PKD domain-containing protein, translated as MRIRSRRGFGALVLLIVVALGVVAIMPMITAAADHQITGIVSDCGTGDFIDSALVVLKDANGEQPPRNDATDLGGVFSFTPPSGSYNLEVTKTGYFSGGTSSPLRFDGTTTVNQDVCLTAFPTPAKVLQVTVRDAGTNALLKGALVQAFYVPVGKVAVSGTTDASGNTSLTLWAASFELRTTLTNYSVNIATVDVASVSSTTVLLSAGGIVQGHARDQTPSGVFLSAGLVGFLYNPSEPLTSGKKVIRADVFGTLYRFHAPAGTYTLVIDANGYRADVSTVVVVVGSTVNRDVVLQPAANEVFATTVAYKPGDWNNLTIYRNLTLNADSSLPTLSPAGFRDLRIQVDFSLGNGNGAIDDPTETTNFHDWLVANGPFYVATDGNFTTNGKAYLSSAASYVVTVAGLTTPGGKVWINTTATYALKVAPPFIAPGAPTYNVTLTMIPDKNVSVYQDYVYTIAFPRGYELNTSSVVPAGAPVTIKTYAPATIDPGVPSNATIRPQIRMVISQSLSGTARAKVTGPVGKFYVLNATFTNYQALVAKDTALTFSAADSFDPNGHVPDANFTWKFTPLAADIRYGIEPQFKYTLNGKFTVNLTLRETGGNRTFRDITLFVDDQLPIARIKTNRTNNPANNMTLKVDEGIPIKFDGGLSTDLAYPAQDGNPEKNGTILDSGYSWDFDGNGIADATGRTVTHTFQKPGNFTVNLTVTDSVGWKSANASMTALVNDTKAPVPAFDTLDPSNDWAKVTSPMERKTYSLNASRTTDDFTKLNYSGGAGLNFTWRIPGPISVGGTLLSGNNHTFYGVNITFAWQEWNISYTVRLSVNDTGFPSNKKNTGYLNQSLQVQIDPLLHANLKVVANTMKVSPADPEESAPVTVTANFTNVGRGAAEGVTTQLISNSAGQTTVVATQADWLDKNGASKANRSIAPGETVTFVFHASLSGQGNKTLEVYVYDSSEPYTWIDSGNRISQAVNVRQPFWQPYAIYGGVIAIIALFVFAMYARRKVKAGEWRPLRGRREKGGEEKEKPRREIKEEKKRL; from the coding sequence ATGCGCATCCGAAGCCGTCGAGGATTCGGCGCGCTCGTCCTCCTCATCGTAGTTGCCCTCGGCGTCGTGGCCATCATGCCGATGATCACCGCGGCCGCGGACCACCAGATCACGGGAATCGTGTCCGACTGCGGCACGGGCGACTTCATCGACAGCGCGCTCGTCGTCTTGAAGGACGCGAACGGCGAGCAGCCCCCGCGGAACGACGCGACGGACCTCGGAGGCGTCTTCAGCTTCACGCCCCCCTCGGGCTCGTACAACCTCGAGGTCACGAAGACCGGGTACTTCTCGGGCGGGACATCGAGCCCGTTGCGCTTTGACGGCACGACGACGGTGAACCAAGACGTCTGCCTCACCGCCTTCCCGACGCCCGCGAAGGTGCTCCAGGTCACGGTCCGAGACGCCGGGACGAACGCCCTCCTGAAAGGCGCCCTCGTCCAAGCGTTCTACGTGCCGGTCGGCAAGGTCGCGGTCTCCGGGACGACGGACGCCTCGGGGAATACGAGCCTCACCCTGTGGGCCGCGTCCTTCGAGTTGAGGACGACCCTCACGAATTACTCCGTGAATATCGCCACGGTCGACGTGGCGTCCGTGTCGAGCACGACGGTCCTCCTGAGCGCGGGCGGCATCGTCCAAGGCCACGCGCGCGACCAGACCCCCTCGGGCGTCTTTCTCTCCGCCGGACTCGTGGGATTCCTCTACAATCCGAGCGAGCCGCTGACCTCCGGGAAGAAGGTGATCCGGGCCGATGTATTCGGGACGCTGTACCGCTTCCACGCCCCGGCGGGAACGTACACGCTGGTCATCGATGCGAACGGCTACCGGGCGGACGTCTCGACCGTGGTCGTCGTGGTCGGCTCGACCGTCAATCGGGATGTCGTCTTGCAGCCGGCCGCGAACGAGGTCTTCGCGACCACGGTCGCGTACAAGCCGGGCGACTGGAACAACCTCACGATCTATCGGAATCTGACGCTGAACGCGGACAGTTCGCTGCCCACGTTGAGTCCGGCGGGGTTCCGCGACTTGCGGATCCAGGTGGACTTCAGCCTCGGGAACGGCAACGGGGCCATCGACGATCCGACCGAGACGACGAATTTTCATGACTGGCTCGTCGCGAACGGGCCGTTCTACGTGGCGACGGACGGCAACTTCACGACGAATGGAAAGGCGTACCTGTCCTCCGCGGCTTCGTACGTCGTCACCGTCGCCGGCCTGACGACCCCTGGCGGCAAGGTGTGGATCAACACGACGGCGACGTATGCCTTGAAGGTCGCGCCGCCGTTCATCGCCCCCGGCGCGCCAACTTACAACGTGACGTTGACGATGATCCCGGACAAAAACGTCTCCGTGTACCAGGACTATGTGTACACGATCGCGTTCCCCCGAGGCTACGAGCTGAACACGTCGAGCGTGGTGCCGGCCGGCGCACCTGTAACGATCAAGACCTACGCGCCTGCGACGATCGATCCCGGGGTTCCATCGAACGCGACGATCCGGCCGCAAATCCGCATGGTCATCTCCCAATCGCTTTCGGGGACGGCGCGCGCGAAGGTGACCGGACCCGTCGGAAAATTCTACGTCCTAAACGCGACGTTCACGAACTACCAAGCTCTCGTAGCGAAAGACACGGCGCTGACGTTCAGCGCGGCCGACAGCTTCGATCCAAACGGCCACGTCCCGGACGCGAACTTCACCTGGAAATTCACCCCGCTTGCGGCGGACATCCGGTACGGGATCGAGCCGCAGTTCAAGTACACGCTGAACGGGAAGTTCACGGTAAACCTGACCTTGAGGGAGACGGGCGGGAACCGGACGTTCCGCGACATCACTCTCTTCGTCGACGACCAGCTGCCGATCGCACGCATCAAGACGAACCGGACCAACAACCCGGCGAACAACATGACGCTGAAGGTGGACGAGGGCATCCCCATCAAGTTCGACGGAGGGCTTTCGACCGACCTCGCGTACCCAGCGCAGGACGGCAATCCGGAAAAGAACGGCACGATCCTCGACAGCGGATATTCGTGGGACTTCGACGGGAACGGCATCGCGGACGCGACCGGGCGGACCGTCACGCATACGTTCCAGAAGCCCGGTAACTTCACCGTGAACCTGACCGTCACGGACAGCGTCGGCTGGAAATCCGCCAACGCCTCGATGACCGCGCTCGTGAACGACACGAAGGCGCCCGTGCCCGCGTTCGACACCCTGGACCCCTCGAACGACTGGGCGAAGGTCACGAGCCCGATGGAGCGCAAGACGTACTCCCTCAACGCCTCGAGGACGACGGACGACTTCACCAAGCTCAATTACAGCGGTGGCGCCGGCCTGAACTTCACGTGGAGGATCCCGGGGCCCATCAGCGTTGGCGGAACCCTGCTGTCGGGCAACAACCACACCTTCTACGGCGTCAACATCACGTTCGCGTGGCAGGAGTGGAACATCAGCTATACGGTCCGCCTGTCGGTGAATGACACCGGCTTCCCCTCGAACAAGAAGAACACCGGCTACCTCAACCAGTCCCTCCAGGTCCAGATTGATCCGTTGCTTCATGCCAATCTCAAGGTCGTCGCGAATACGATGAAAGTGAGCCCGGCCGACCCGGAGGAGTCCGCGCCCGTCACGGTCACGGCGAACTTCACGAACGTGGGCCGCGGCGCGGCCGAGGGGGTAACGACGCAGCTCATCTCCAACAGCGCCGGGCAGACGACCGTGGTCGCGACCCAGGCGGATTGGCTCGACAAGAACGGGGCCTCGAAGGCGAATCGTTCGATTGCCCCGGGCGAGACCGTGACGTTCGTCTTCCACGCAAGCCTGTCCGGCCAAGGGAACAAGACGCTCGAAGTCTACGTATACGATTCATCGGAGCCGTACACGTGGATCGATAGCGGGAACCGCATCTCCCAGGCGGTCAACGTGCGTCAGCCGTTCTGGCAGCCTTATGCCATCTACGGAGGCGTGATCGCGATCATCGCCCTCTTCGTCTTCGCGATGTACGCGCGCCGGAAGGTCAAGGCGGGCGAGTGGCGCCCGCTTCGCGGACGACGCGAGAAGGGCGGCGAGGAGAAGGAGAAGCCCCGCCGGGAAATCAAGGAAGAGAAGAAACGTCTCTAG
- the argS gene encoding arginine--tRNA ligase: MGHDPWADLRDQAETIRRSVESELRVTTPGLLEEAPEDRGLFALAVHGWAKELKSTPADVASRATRVRVAPPFSPLKAEGPYVNFPIEPSAFADLVLASVGSHGERYGASPPRKERVLLEHTSANPTGPIHVGRARNPFLGDALVRIMRFAGYPVQSEYLVNDIGRQMVLLYWAVRHLPMDSVAAEARIEYRYVALYQRASAMLETDEALKREIERLTQRFEGGDVQLTRDIRKVGEEVLRGILATLRRANVTFDSFFWESDSILDGSVRRVVARLTPLSREEDGARYIDLGAFGLEGDAAKYIFVRRDGTSLYTTRDIAYHLNKKERCEVAIDIVGEDHKLTFQRLKAAFKLMGVDWAPETIFYAFVNLPEGRMSTRKGRVVHLDDLLEEALDRAYAEVAKRRDDLSEDRKRAIAETIGIGAVRYNIVRVQAEKAIQFRWEEALNFEGNSAPFLQYAHARACSILAKAERRGAAEFDRLRHPQEQRLLRWIAKFPSAVREAADGRRVHPVASFVAAFAAQFNQFYRDCPVLTADPASLRDARIALVDASRIVLRNALDCLGLAAPKEM, encoded by the coding sequence ATGGGTCACGACCCCTGGGCCGACCTTCGGGATCAGGCGGAGACGATCCGGCGGTCCGTCGAATCCGAGCTGAGGGTGACGACGCCCGGCCTCCTCGAGGAGGCGCCGGAAGACCGCGGCCTCTTCGCGCTCGCCGTGCACGGGTGGGCGAAGGAGCTCAAATCGACGCCCGCGGACGTCGCATCCCGCGCCACCCGAGTCCGGGTCGCCCCGCCCTTCTCCCCGTTGAAGGCGGAAGGTCCGTACGTCAACTTCCCCATCGAGCCGTCCGCGTTCGCGGACCTGGTCCTCGCGTCGGTCGGGTCCCACGGCGAGCGGTACGGCGCGTCCCCGCCCCGGAAGGAGCGGGTCCTCCTGGAGCACACGAGCGCGAACCCCACCGGGCCGATTCACGTCGGGCGCGCGCGGAACCCGTTCCTCGGTGACGCCCTCGTCCGGATCATGCGCTTCGCCGGCTACCCGGTCCAGAGTGAGTATCTCGTGAACGACATCGGCCGCCAGATGGTCCTCCTTTACTGGGCCGTCCGCCATCTGCCGATGGACTCCGTCGCAGCCGAGGCTCGGATCGAATACCGGTACGTCGCGCTGTACCAGAGGGCGAGCGCGATGCTCGAGACCGACGAGGCCCTCAAGCGGGAGATCGAGCGGCTCACGCAGCGATTCGAGGGCGGTGATGTCCAGCTGACCAGGGACATCCGCAAGGTCGGCGAGGAGGTCCTCCGAGGGATCCTCGCGACGTTGCGCCGCGCGAACGTCACGTTCGACTCGTTCTTCTGGGAGAGCGACTCGATCCTCGACGGGAGCGTCCGGCGGGTGGTTGCGCGCCTGACGCCCCTGAGCCGCGAGGAGGACGGAGCGCGGTACATCGATCTCGGCGCCTTCGGGCTCGAGGGCGACGCGGCGAAGTACATCTTCGTGCGCCGGGACGGGACGTCCCTCTACACGACGCGGGACATCGCCTACCACCTGAACAAGAAGGAGCGATGCGAGGTCGCGATCGACATCGTCGGCGAGGATCACAAGCTCACGTTCCAGCGGCTCAAGGCGGCGTTCAAGCTCATGGGCGTCGACTGGGCCCCGGAGACGATCTTCTATGCGTTCGTGAACCTGCCCGAAGGCCGGATGTCCACGCGCAAAGGCCGCGTCGTCCACCTGGACGACCTCCTCGAGGAGGCGCTCGACCGCGCGTACGCCGAGGTCGCGAAGCGGCGGGACGACCTCTCGGAGGACCGCAAGCGCGCGATCGCCGAGACGATCGGCATCGGCGCCGTCCGGTACAACATCGTCCGCGTCCAGGCGGAGAAGGCGATCCAGTTCCGCTGGGAGGAGGCCCTCAACTTCGAGGGAAATTCGGCGCCGTTCCTTCAGTACGCGCACGCCCGGGCGTGCAGCATCCTTGCGAAAGCCGAACGACGCGGCGCCGCCGAGTTCGACCGCCTCCGCCATCCCCAGGAGCAGCGGCTCCTCCGCTGGATCGCGAAGTTCCCTTCGGCGGTCCGGGAGGCCGCGGACGGTCGCCGCGTCCACCCGGTCGCCTCGTTCGTCGCAGCCTTCGCGGCTCAGTTCAACCAATTCTACCGAGACTGTCCGGTGCTGACCGCCGACCCTGCCAGCCTGCGGGACGCACGGATCGCGCTCGTCGACGCGTCCCGGATCGTCCTTCGCAACGCGCTCGACTGCTTGGGCCTTGCCGCGCCGAAGGAGATGTAG
- the prf1 gene encoding peptide chain release factor aRF-1, which translates to MTELSGMDKYKFRRALEQIEEAVGRGTELVSVFIPPERPIFDVTNYLRGELSQSSNIKSASTRKHVTQAIESAMQRLKSYKMPPPNGLVVFTGHRQIGADQTEMVAFVLEPPEPVVSFLYRCDSKFHTAPLHEMLAEKDLYGLVVIDWSEATLGMLRGKRIEVIKNLQSQVPSKHRMGGQSARRFERGHDIAVHEWYKKIGDLMTDAFLSQPDITGILIGGPGYSKEEFATGDYLHHELKKRVLPTFLDTGYTDEYGLRELVEKSREILSGLDLMREKALLQRLMEEIRKEDGGLAAYGEDQVRHALQLGAVETLLISEGLRKSRLKLRCANGDWEGEKTVAEDGELPPCPKDGGSLTVIENHDVIEDLSGMAEQMGSNVELVSKDSEEGALLLRAFAGIAAILRYRVT; encoded by the coding sequence ATGACCGAACTGTCCGGGATGGACAAATACAAGTTCCGACGCGCGCTCGAGCAGATCGAAGAGGCGGTCGGCCGGGGCACGGAACTCGTGAGCGTCTTCATCCCGCCCGAGCGTCCGATCTTCGACGTGACGAACTACCTGCGGGGCGAACTCTCGCAGTCGTCGAACATCAAGAGCGCGAGCACCCGCAAGCACGTGACGCAGGCGATCGAGTCGGCGATGCAGCGCCTCAAGTCGTACAAGATGCCGCCGCCGAACGGGCTCGTTGTGTTCACAGGACATAGGCAGATCGGGGCGGACCAGACGGAGATGGTCGCCTTCGTGCTGGAGCCGCCCGAACCGGTCGTGTCGTTCCTGTACCGCTGCGACTCGAAGTTCCACACGGCGCCGCTCCACGAGATGCTGGCGGAGAAGGACCTCTACGGCCTCGTTGTGATCGACTGGAGCGAAGCGACTCTGGGCATGTTACGCGGCAAGCGGATCGAGGTGATCAAGAACCTCCAATCCCAGGTGCCCTCCAAACATCGGATGGGCGGGCAGAGCGCCCGGCGTTTCGAACGCGGCCATGACATCGCCGTCCACGAGTGGTACAAGAAGATTGGAGACCTGATGACGGACGCCTTCCTGAGCCAGCCGGACATCACGGGCATCCTCATCGGAGGCCCCGGCTACTCGAAGGAGGAGTTCGCGACGGGGGATTATCTCCACCACGAACTCAAGAAACGGGTCCTGCCGACCTTTCTCGACACCGGCTACACGGACGAGTACGGCCTCCGCGAGCTCGTCGAGAAGTCGCGGGAGATCCTGAGCGGCTTGGACTTGATGCGGGAAAAGGCGCTCTTGCAGCGGTTGATGGAGGAGATTCGCAAGGAGGACGGTGGCCTCGCGGCGTACGGCGAGGACCAGGTCCGCCATGCGCTCCAACTCGGGGCGGTCGAGACGCTCCTCATCTCCGAAGGCCTGCGGAAATCCCGGCTCAAGCTGCGCTGCGCGAACGGCGACTGGGAGGGCGAGAAGACGGTCGCGGAGGACGGGGAGCTGCCTCCGTGCCCAAAGGACGGCGGGTCCCTGACGGTCATCGAGAACCACGACGTGATCGAGGACCTGAGCGGGATGGCGGAGCAGATGGGCTCGAACGTCGAGCTCGTCTCGAAGGACTCCGAGGAGGGAGCGCTCCTCCTGCGGGCGTTCGCCGGGATCGCGGCGATCCTTCGCTATCGGGTGACGTGA
- a CDS encoding SDR family NAD(P)-dependent oxidoreductase: MADGRVVLVTGASSGFGKVVASLLGERGFRVFGTSRQPVRAREDGFEMLPLDVDSDRSVDACISAVMGKAGKVDVLVNNAGYALTGGLEEVSLAEAKAQFETNFFGVVRTTKAVLPSMRQRRSGQVINMGSIAGTVPVPFEGFYAATKAALFAYSEALRHEVKGFNIKVSVVQPGFFRTNLGNARKMAAETIEAYDGMRRRTLSRLERHLEEGADPKIVAEAVLRIIESPSPRLKYVVGRERRYLFLKKITPASRFESAVRAHWQLEE; this comes from the coding sequence ATGGCTGATGGTCGGGTCGTTTTGGTCACAGGTGCTTCGTCCGGCTTCGGGAAAGTCGTCGCTTCCCTCCTCGGCGAACGGGGGTTCCGGGTGTTTGGCACGAGTCGCCAACCCGTTCGTGCGCGGGAGGACGGGTTTGAGATGCTCCCGCTCGACGTGGACTCGGATCGATCGGTCGATGCATGCATCTCCGCCGTGATGGGGAAGGCCGGGAAGGTGGACGTCCTCGTAAACAACGCGGGGTACGCCCTGACGGGCGGTCTCGAGGAGGTCTCCCTCGCGGAAGCGAAGGCTCAGTTCGAGACGAACTTCTTCGGCGTGGTCCGAACGACGAAGGCCGTCCTGCCCTCCATGCGGCAGCGGAGGAGTGGACAGGTCATCAACATGGGATCCATCGCCGGGACGGTCCCCGTGCCGTTCGAAGGTTTCTATGCCGCCACGAAGGCCGCCTTGTTCGCCTACTCGGAGGCGCTCCGTCACGAGGTGAAGGGCTTCAACATCAAGGTTTCCGTCGTGCAGCCGGGGTTCTTCCGCACGAACCTCGGCAATGCAAGGAAGATGGCTGCTGAGACCATCGAGGCGTACGATGGGATGAGACGCCGGACCCTCTCTCGTTTGGAGCGGCATCTCGAAGAGGGAGCGGATCCGAAGATCGTCGCCGAGGCCGTCTTGCGGATCATCGAGAGTCCTTCGCCACGGCTGAAGTACGTGGTCGGCCGAGAAAGGCGCTATCTCTTTCTGAAGAAGATCACGCCGGCCTCGAGGTTCGAGTCCGCGGTGAGAGCCCACTGGCAGCTGGAGGAGTGA
- the pyrH gene encoding UMP kinase codes for MEKVVISLGGSVLVPGDDDARYLRTLAALLRDVSTRVKLFVVTGGGRIARYYIETGRALDVGERTLDEFGIAVTRLNARLLAAALAGRANREPATTYAEAAKLARRHAIVVMAGTRPGHTTDRVSASLARFVGAARIVNATSVEGVYTSDPKADPGARLIERMRFEDLVRVAGSGHAAAGPSIVFDPVAARVLARDRKPLGVVHGRDLRALRAAILGEPFHGTLVSD; via the coding sequence ATGGAGAAAGTCGTTATTTCACTGGGCGGCTCCGTCCTGGTTCCCGGAGACGACGACGCGCGGTATCTTCGAACGCTCGCGGCGTTGCTGCGGGATGTCTCGACCCGCGTGAAGTTGTTCGTCGTCACGGGCGGCGGCCGCATCGCCCGATACTACATCGAGACGGGCCGCGCCCTCGACGTCGGCGAGCGGACCCTCGACGAGTTCGGGATTGCGGTCACACGGCTCAACGCGCGCCTCCTCGCCGCGGCGCTCGCCGGCCGCGCGAACCGGGAGCCCGCGACGACGTACGCGGAAGCCGCGAAGCTCGCGAGACGCCACGCGATCGTCGTGATGGCGGGGACCCGACCGGGCCACACCACGGACCGGGTGAGCGCCTCCCTCGCCCGGTTCGTCGGCGCGGCGCGAATCGTGAACGCGACCTCGGTCGAAGGCGTGTACACGAGCGATCCGAAGGCGGACCCAGGGGCGCGGCTCATCGAACGCATGCGCTTCGAGGATCTCGTCCGTGTCGCCGGCTCGGGGCACGCGGCCGCGGGCCCGAGCATCGTCTTCGATCCCGTAGCGGCACGCGTCCTCGCCCGGGACCGGAAACCCCTCGGCGTCGTGCACGGCCGGGACCTCCGCGCCTTGCGCGCCGCGATCCTCGGGGAGCCGTTCCACGGGACCCTCGTGTCGGACTGA
- the thpR gene encoding RNA 2',3'-cyclic phosphodiesterase gives MAADVPPTPALERFAADLRRAGGPLKVVSVDQLHLTLKFLGDTEEGLVPEIVTAIREAASGIRPFEIRVRGTGAFPSLGRMNVIWVGVEGAEPLARIAVALEASMEPLGFRRENRAWKAHVTVARVKGPRDLEGARTILRAHAVDDFGTHRMGAIHLKRSVLTPQGAQYSVVESFRLEG, from the coding sequence ATCGCCGCGGACGTCCCCCCCACGCCGGCCCTCGAACGCTTCGCCGCGGACCTTCGGAGGGCGGGCGGTCCCCTGAAAGTCGTGTCCGTGGACCAGCTTCACCTCACGCTGAAGTTCCTCGGTGACACGGAGGAGGGCCTCGTGCCCGAGATCGTCACGGCGATCCGAGAGGCGGCGTCGGGCATTCGTCCGTTTGAGATCCGCGTGCGGGGGACCGGCGCCTTCCCGAGCCTCGGGCGCATGAACGTCATCTGGGTAGGCGTGGAGGGGGCGGAGCCCCTCGCGCGAATCGCGGTGGCCTTGGAGGCATCGATGGAACCGCTCGGCTTCCGACGGGAGAACCGGGCGTGGAAGGCCCACGTGACCGTGGCCCGCGTCAAGGGCCCGCGCGACCTCGAAGGCGCGCGGACGATCCTCCGAGCCCACGCGGTGGACGATTTCGGGACCCACCGGATGGGGGCGATCCACCTGAAGAGGAGCGTCTTGACACCGCAAGGCGCCCAGTACTCGGTCGTCGAGAGCTTCCGGCTCGAGGGATGA